GCTTTTTGTGGTCCAATCATTGTGTAACCAATATTTTTATCTCGCTCAAAACCATTAGCTAAAATATCAGCGTAATCGCTCTCTTTGTCCCACCCTTGATGAAAGCTAACATTGATCTCAAGTTCAGGTAGGAAAAATTGGCACGTTTGTTCAATTTCAGTACGCAGAGCTTCTGCATAGTTTGCTCGCATTTGGCTGACAATTTCTGCTAAACGAACTAACTCAATATCCCACGCACGCAATTCTGCATAAGATCTCACCTGCAATAATGCAGAATTTCGCTGTTTAAGTAACCGCTTGAGATTCGCCCAATGGCTGTAAAACTCACTATGTTGGTGAAATAATCCCCAGTCTAAAAACGCTCTGCGGTAGCTCGGACCACCATTTAATAGTGTTAAGCCTTCTGGCGTAATTACTTGCATCGGCAAAAGATGGGCAAGATCAGAAATTTTTTTGCCATCTTCCCCGTTAATTTTTAAGGTCGTTTCCCCTTGACGGCTTTTTTGCAAACCAACCGACCATTCGTGTTTGGCTTCTTCTACTTTTCCAAATAATGTGAAATGATCTTGATCATAATGGATAATGCGGTTACTGATATGGCTTTTGAATGATCTGCCGTGTCCAAGATAAAAAATTGCTTCCAATAAACTGGTTTTGCCACTACCATTTTCGCCCACTAAAAAGTTAAAGCCGTGGCTCAAATTAAGATCCACGGCAGCTAAATTACGAAAATGGTTAATGACAACACGAGAAAGCGACATACAAGCGG
This portion of the Vespertiliibacter pulmonis genome encodes:
- the recF gene encoding DNA replication/repair protein RecF (All proteins in this family for which functions are known are DNA-binding proteins that assist the filamentation of RecA onto DNA for the initiation of recombination or recombinational repair.) translates to MSLSRVVINHFRNLAAVDLNLSHGFNFLVGENGSGKTSLLEAIFYLGHGRSFKSHISNRIIHYDQDHFTLFGKVEEAKHEWSVGLQKSRQGETTLKINGEDGKKISDLAHLLPMQVITPEGLTLLNGGPSYRRAFLDWGLFHQHSEFYSHWANLKRLLKQRNSALLQVRSYAELRAWDIELVRLAEIVSQMRANYAEALRTEIEQTCQFFLPELEINVSFHQGWDKESDYADILANGFERDKNIGYTMIGPQKADFRFRANGLPVEDVLSRGQLKLLMCALRLAQGEHLTAQKQRQCLFLIDDFASELDPTKRELLAHRLRQSGSQVFVTAITQDQLQQMQWQEQSNDLRFSVKQGQIISFE